The following coding sequences lie in one Arachis ipaensis cultivar K30076 chromosome B03, Araip1.1, whole genome shotgun sequence genomic window:
- the LOC107631335 gene encoding CRS2-associated factor 2, chloroplastic → MGVVVALSPSPSPLSGGNLFSSLPSTPPPTPPHPSSTPQRVIASDGDRSVVVGDSGVSYLLPGAPFEFQFSYSETPTEKPIAIREPAFLPFAPPTMPRPWTGKAPLKSKKDKEKKVRLLESLNPPRPDTNGVKQLEMAKPLKLGKYSRDGKTREEILGDPLRKWEIRMLVKPMVSDNRQVNLGRDGLTHNMLELIHSHWKRSPVCKIRCKGVPTVDMKNVCHHIEDKTGGKIILRVGGVVYLFRGRNYNYSTRPLYPVMLWKPAAPVYPKLIQAAPGGLTKSEADELRLKGKSLLPICKLAKNGVYTSLVKDVREAFEGSPLAKIDCKGLEPSDYKKLGAKLKDLVPCVLLSFDDEQILMWRGKDWKSMFPQPPPLSRPSEAGITGNSDSTGETEDDNQSEQEGNVVNTSPKMLSLWKCAIESSKALLLDEFNLGPDALLEKVEEFEGVSQAMEHSYPALILSNENDAKGSIASFEDDIDSYSSQDGLATEDEGDDDNDDDFLEDDLFDVVDSSAEPGSLPIDFVVNKLKPKLEE, encoded by the exons ATGGGAGTAGTAGTAGCattatcaccatcaccatcaccacttTCAGGGGGAAACCTTTTCTCCTCACTCCCCTCCACACCACCACCGACGCCCCCTCACCCTTCTTCCACCCCCCAACGCGTCATTGCCTCCGACGGCGACCGCTCCGTCGTCGTCGGCGACTCCGGCGTATCCTACCTCCTCCCCGGAGCTCCCTTCGAGTTCCAATTCAGCTACTCCGAGACCCCGACGGAGAAGCCCATCGCCATCAGGGAGCCGGCGTTCCTGCCATTCGCCCCGCCCACGATGCCGCGGCCGTGGACGGGGAAGGCCCCGCTGAAGAGCAAGAAGGACAAGGAGAAGAAGGTGAGGCTGCTGGAGTCATTGAACCCGCCGCGTCCCGATACCAATGGGGTGAAGCAGTTGGAGATGGCGAAGCCATTGAAGCTTGGTAAATACTCCAGGGATGGGAAGACGAGGGAGGAGATACTCGGCGACCCCTTGAGGAAATGGGAGATAAGGATGCTTGTTAAGCCTATGGTCTCTGATAATCGCCAGGTTAATCTCG GAAGGGATGGATTAACACATAACATGTTGGAGTTGATACATTCGCATTGGAAGCGTAGCCCTGTCTGTAAAATTCGTTGTAAAGGGGTTCCAACTGTAGATATGAAAAATGTCTGTCACCACATTGAG GATAAAACAGGGGGGAAAATAATTCTTAGAGTTGGTGGTGTTGTTTATCTTTTCCGTGGAAGAAACTACAACTATAGTACACGCCCACTGTATCCAGTGATGCTCTGGAAGCCTGCTGCACCTGTTTACCCAAAACTTATACAAGCTGCTCCAGGAGGATTAACAAAATCTGAAGCTGATGAACTACGTCTGAAAGGGAAAAGTCTTTTGCCAATATGTAAATTAG CCAAAAATGGAGTCTACACCTCGCTTGTAAAGGATGTCAGAGAGGCTTTTGAAGGAAGCCCTTTGGCGAAGATTGACTGCAAGGGACTGGAGCCTAGCGACTACAAGAAATTAGGTGCCAAGCTTAAG GATTTGGTTCCTTGTGTTCTGCTGTCTTTTGATGATGAACAGATATTGATGTGGAGAGGCAAAGATTGGAAATCAATGTTCCCACAACCTCCTCCACTTTCTCGTCCTTCAGAAGCTGGCATTACAGGGAATTCGGACAGTACAG GGGAGACAGAAGATGATAATCAATCTGAACAAGAGGGCAACGTGGTGAACACAAGCCCAAAAATGTTGTCTCTGTGGAAGTGTGCAATCGAGTCGAGCAAAGCTTTGTTGCTGGATGAGTTCAATCTTGGTCCTGATGCCCTCTTGGAGAAGGTAGAAGAATTCGAAGGGGTTTCGCAGGCCATGGAGCACTCCTATCCAGCATTGATTTTATCTAATGAGAATGATGCTAAAGGTTCAATTGCAAGCTTTGAAGATGACATAGACAGCTATTCCAGTCAGGATGGCTTGGCTACTGAAGACGAAGGCGATGACGACAATGATGATGATTTCCTTGAAGATGACTTGTTTGATGTTGTGGACTCATCTGCGGAACCCGGATCATTACCTATTGATTTTGTTGTCAACAAGCTGAAACCAAAACTAGAAGAATAA
- the LOC107633786 gene encoding uncharacterized protein LOC107633786: MADNGNPQPTQVELLAQIAELQAEVRRIAELSNGKHEGESSKSSAQGNTDPLNITPPKEKFTLENSFSDEITKFQMPKNFVLPTALEPYKGFGDPRAHIKNFQSMMFFNGANNEPVLCRAFPTYLDGAALLWFSKLFAGSISSFEELARSFIDYFATSRIYVHGLDYLGTIKQGQHESLKNYMTRFFEATMEIQDLDPAVHLHALKAGLRPGKFRETIAITKPKTLEEFRERAAGQMEIEELREAQKPDRQPQRREEEKTFRSPGNRDTKKPFKLTPKYNTYTRFNTKRENIIKEILNAKIVKPPARAGNYQDQRFVDRSKHCAFHQKFGHSTDDCIVAKDLLERLARQGLLDKYVESQKVRRASSDREENKQTVTDKNKKEQTTPDPPRGIISHISGGYAGGGETSSARKRSYRAMLAIEGTPQPKKKEDPDVTISFNQSDFRSASPNLDDPVVISIQVGELLVRKTLLDPGSSADLGQEAKL; encoded by the coding sequence ATGGCTGACAACGGGAACCCCCAACCCACACAGGTAGAGCTCCTAGCTCAAATCGCCGAACTCCAAGCGGAGGTACGGAGGATAGCTGAACTGTCCAACGGAAAGCACGAAGGAGAAAGCTCTAAGAGCTCGGCGCAGGGCAATACAGACCCCCTGAACATCACTCCACCAAAGGAAAAGTTCACCCTCGAGAATTCATTTTCTGACGAGATCACTAAGTTCCAGATGCCGAAAAACTTCGTATTACCTACAGCACTGGAACCCTACAAGGGGTTCGGTGACCCCCGAGCTCATATAAAAAACTTTCAATCCATGATGTTCTTTAACGGCGCTAACAATGAGCCTGTGCTTTGCCGGGCTTTTCCTACTTATCTTGATGGTGCTGCGTTACTGTGGTTTTCCAAATTGTTTGCAGGTTCAATTTCCTCCTTTGAGGAATTGGCGAGATCCTTTATTGATTATTTTGCTACATCCAGAATTTATGTCCACGGATTAGACTACCTAGGCACAATCAAACAAGGCCAACATGAGAGTTTAAAGAATTACATGACCAGGTTTTTCGAGGCTACCATGGAGATTCAGGACTTAGATCCGGCTGTCCACCTCCATGCACTCAAGGCTGGCCTCCGACCAGGAAAATTCCGAGAAACCATTGCGATAACAAAACCAAAAACACTTGAGGAGTTCCGAGAGAGAGCTGCAGGTCAAATGGAGATTGAGGAACTCCGCGAAGCCCAAAAGCCGGACAGACAACCACAAAGGAGGGAGGAGGAAAAAACATTCCGATCACCAGGCAACAGGGACACAAAGAAGCCTTTCAAACTCACACCAAAATACAACACATATACCAGATTCAATACCAAGAGAGAGAACATCATAAAAGAGATTCTGAATGCCAAAATCGTGAAACCACCAGCTCGGGCAGGAAACTACCAAGACCAAAGGTTTGTGGATAGAAGCAAGCATTGCGCCTTCCATCAAAAGTTCGGCCACAGCACGGACGACTGCATTGTCGCAAAAGACCTCCTAGAAAGACTGGCGCGACAAGGCCTTCTCGATAAATACGTTGAGAGCCAGAAAGTCAGAAGGGCAAGCTCGGACAGGGAAGAGAACAAACAAACAGTGACAGACAAAAACAAAAAGGAGCAGACAACCCCTGATCCACCAAGGGGCATCATCAGCCACATATCAGGAGGATACGCAGGCGGTGGCGAAACAAGCTCGGCCAGAAAGCGAAGTTATAGAGCGATGCTAGCAATCGAAGGAACCCCGCAACCAAAGAAGAAGGAAGACCCAGATGTCACGATATCCTTCAATCAATCTGACTTCAGATCGGCAAGCCCTAACCTTGACGACCCAGTGGTGATTTCCATCCAGGTCGGAGAGCTGTTGGTAAGAAAAACACTGCTAGACCCAGGTAGTAGTGCCGATCTCGGCCAGGAAGCGAAGTTATAG